Proteins from a genomic interval of Rosa chinensis cultivar Old Blush chromosome 2, RchiOBHm-V2, whole genome shotgun sequence:
- the LOC112188775 gene encoding probable disease resistance protein At5g63020 isoform X2, whose protein sequence is MAGILSINLSSDAFVYRCWDSLVGRQHYVSKLQKNLVGLTTSLEELKCLKNDVKRKVEVSEQQPHMKRLEQVQIWIVKVETMETQVHEVLNARIQETEKLCCGGCCSKNYISSYRYGKKVVKKLLEITALKEAGVFQEVAERLPAPLVSQRPIEPIVGMESMFDKVWSHIEDEEVGVIGLYGMGGVGKTTLLTNINNNFLHSTNDFNLVIWIVVSKDFKLDNIQNKIGEKIGFSDETWKRQGQDEKAEDISMILGTKKFVLFLDDLWERVEITKIGVPFPDKHNKCKVLFTTRSEDVCGLMDAHVKIKVECLASEKAWTLFQQKVGKEALLVHQDIPRLAEIVAKECGGLPLALITVGRAMACKKTPEEWDHAIQVLKKSASEFSGMEDKVLRLLKFSYDSLPSEKVRSCFLYCALFPEDFLIPKDTLLNCWMAEEMWDEHANVHEGRSESYHIIGVLLNVCLLEEYKGNFVKMHDVIRDMALWLACDPAKTNEGFLLHAGADLIEAPNVGKWKSMKRISLMSNRMEHLDETPNSPSLLTLFLGGNNLKKIDDGFFDHMPSLKVLDLSDNKDLTRLPCGVSNLVSLQHLNLSETGIKELSEEIKNLSKLKYLNLEFTGQLDSVPPNFISSFPMLKVLRMFKCGSSDKILFEGEISMIGELQGLKHFEVLTLSIRSTACFCKFLQYHRISSDYMYMAAPECGK, encoded by the exons ATGGCTGGCATCTTGTCAATCAATTTGTCGTCCGATGCCTTCGTTTATCGCTGCTGGGATTCCCTCGTTGGAAGACAACATTATGTCAGCAAGCTCCAGAAAAACCTTGTAGGTTTGACTACGTCTTTAGAAGAACTGAAGTGTTTAAAGAATGATGTAAAGAGAAAGGTTGAGGTTTCTGAGCAGCAGCCACACATGAAGCGGCTAGAACAGGTACAGATCTGGATTGTGAAAGTGGAAACTATGGAGACTCAAGTCCACGAAGTTCTCAATGCTAGAATTCAAGAAACTGAGAAACTGTGCTGTGGAGGTTGCTGTTCAAAGAACTATATTTCCAGCTACAGGTATGGGAAAAAGGTGGTCAAGAAGTTGCTAGAAATCACTGCTTTAAAGGAGGCCGGAGTTTTTCAAGAGGTAGCCGAGAGGTTACCTGCGCCATTAGTCAGTCAAAGACCTATTGAGCCAATTGTGGGCATGGAATCCATGTTTGATAAGGTTTGGAGCCACATCGAAGATGAAGAGGTGGGAGTGATTGGCTTGTATGGAATGGGAGGGGTGGGGAAGACCACCCTTCTTACCAACATCAATAACAACTTCCTCCACAGCACTAATGATTTCAATCTTGTGATCTGGATCGTGGTCTCCAAGGACTTCAAGCTTGACAACATTCAAAACAAGATTGGTGAGAAGATTGGGTTTTCGGATGAGACATGGAAGCGTCAAGGGCAGGATGAGAAAGCTGAGGACATCTCCATGATCCTAGGCACAAAGAAGTTCGTCTTGTTCTTGGATGACCTGTGGGAGCGAGTTGAAATCACCAAAATTGGAGTTCCATTTCCTGATAAACACAACAAGTGCAAAGTACTCTTCACCACGCGTTCTGAGGACGTTTGCGGTCTTATGGATGCTCATGTGAAGATTAAAGTGGAGTGTTTGGCATCGGAAAAGGCATGGACCTTGTTTCAACAGAAAGTTGGAAAAGAAGCTCTTCTAGTTCATCAAGATATCCCTAGACTAGCTGAGATTGTGGCAAAAGAGTGTGGCGGCTTGCCACTTGCATTAATTACGGTTGGTCGGGCCATGGCTTGCAAGAAGACACCTGAAGAATGGGATCATGCAATTCAAGTTCTCAAGAAATCCGCATCAGAGTTCTCTGGTATGGAAGATAAGGTGCTCCGTCTTTTGAAATTCAGTTATGATAGTTTACCATCAGAGAAAGTTAGATCATGCTTCTTATATTGTGCTTTATTTCCAGAAGATTTTCTAATACCTAAAGATACTTTATTAAACTGTTGGATGGCTGAGGAAATGTGGGATGAACATGCTAATGTACATGAAGGACGAAGTGAAAGTTACCATATTATAGGTGTTCTTCTTAATGTATGTTTGTTGGAAGAATATAAAGGAAACTTTGTGAAAATGCATGATGTCATCCGCGACATGGCGTTGTGGTTGGCTTGTGATCCTGCTAAAACAAACGAGGGTTTCCTATTGCATGCAGGTGCAGATTTGATTGAAGCACCCAATGTTGGAAAATGGAAGAGCATGAAAAGAATATCTTTGATGTCTAATCGCATGGAGCATCTAGATGAAACACCGAATTCTCCTAGTTTGTTGACCTTGTTTCTTGGAGGAAATAATTTGAAGAAGATTGATGATGGCTTTTTCGATCACATGCCTAGTTTAAAAGTTTTGGATTTGTCAGACAATAAGGATCTAACGCGGTTGCCATGTGGAGTTTCAAACCTTGTTTCATTGCAGCATCTGAATTTGTCAGAAACTGGTATAAAAGAGTTGTCAGAGGAGATAAAGAACTTATCAAAGCTAAAATATTTGAACTTGGAGTTTACGGGGCAACTTGATTCTGTTCCACCAAATTTTATATCAAGTTTTCCCATGCTGAAAGTTTTGAGAATGTTCAAATGTGGTTCTTCTGACAAAATTCTTTTTGAAGGTGAAATATCCATGATAGGGGAATTGCAGGGTTTGAAACACTTTGAAGTGTTGACTTTGAGCATTCGAAGTACAGCTTGCTTTTGCAAGTTTCTCCAGTACCACAG AATCTCATCAGATTATATGTATATGGCTGCTCCGGAATGCGGGAAATAA
- the LOC112188775 gene encoding probable disease resistance protein At5g63020 isoform X1 encodes MAGILSINLSSDAFVYRCWDSLVGRQHYVSKLQKNLVGLTTSLEELKCLKNDVKRKVEVSEQQPHMKRLEQVQIWIVKVETMETQVHEVLNARIQETEKLCCGGCCSKNYISSYRYGKKVVKKLLEITALKEAGVFQEVAERLPAPLVSQRPIEPIVGMESMFDKVWSHIEDEEVGVIGLYGMGGVGKTTLLTNINNNFLHSTNDFNLVIWIVVSKDFKLDNIQNKIGEKIGFSDETWKRQGQDEKAEDISMILGTKKFVLFLDDLWERVEITKIGVPFPDKHNKCKVLFTTRSEDVCGLMDAHVKIKVECLASEKAWTLFQQKVGKEALLVHQDIPRLAEIVAKECGGLPLALITVGRAMACKKTPEEWDHAIQVLKKSASEFSGADLIEAPNVGKWKSMKRISLMSNRMEHLDETPNSPSLLTLFLGGNNLKKIDDGFFDHMPSLKVLDLSDNKDLTRLPCGVSNLVSLQHLNLSETGIKELSEEIKNLSKLKYLNLEFTGQLDSVPPNFISSFPMLKVLRMFKCGSSDKILFEGEISMIGELQGLKHFEVLTLSIRSTACFCKFLQYHRLVTCTEALLLMDQKNHSSFLDLTSLLDMKNLDLLQISEYPNLKEIDIDWAGATNDPRNSIMTNQSCYIALQHVSVSSCFQLNDMTWLIFAQNLIRLYVYGCSGMREIISSQRLGAHVVRDMKPFAKLSVLDLWGLPLLSSIYRSALPFPYLSEIRISGCPALKELPLNSSSARGCNLIIQGEEWWWNRLQWPNEDARNAFLPCFRHRSSNQVLP; translated from the exons ATGGCTGGCATCTTGTCAATCAATTTGTCGTCCGATGCCTTCGTTTATCGCTGCTGGGATTCCCTCGTTGGAAGACAACATTATGTCAGCAAGCTCCAGAAAAACCTTGTAGGTTTGACTACGTCTTTAGAAGAACTGAAGTGTTTAAAGAATGATGTAAAGAGAAAGGTTGAGGTTTCTGAGCAGCAGCCACACATGAAGCGGCTAGAACAGGTACAGATCTGGATTGTGAAAGTGGAAACTATGGAGACTCAAGTCCACGAAGTTCTCAATGCTAGAATTCAAGAAACTGAGAAACTGTGCTGTGGAGGTTGCTGTTCAAAGAACTATATTTCCAGCTACAGGTATGGGAAAAAGGTGGTCAAGAAGTTGCTAGAAATCACTGCTTTAAAGGAGGCCGGAGTTTTTCAAGAGGTAGCCGAGAGGTTACCTGCGCCATTAGTCAGTCAAAGACCTATTGAGCCAATTGTGGGCATGGAATCCATGTTTGATAAGGTTTGGAGCCACATCGAAGATGAAGAGGTGGGAGTGATTGGCTTGTATGGAATGGGAGGGGTGGGGAAGACCACCCTTCTTACCAACATCAATAACAACTTCCTCCACAGCACTAATGATTTCAATCTTGTGATCTGGATCGTGGTCTCCAAGGACTTCAAGCTTGACAACATTCAAAACAAGATTGGTGAGAAGATTGGGTTTTCGGATGAGACATGGAAGCGTCAAGGGCAGGATGAGAAAGCTGAGGACATCTCCATGATCCTAGGCACAAAGAAGTTCGTCTTGTTCTTGGATGACCTGTGGGAGCGAGTTGAAATCACCAAAATTGGAGTTCCATTTCCTGATAAACACAACAAGTGCAAAGTACTCTTCACCACGCGTTCTGAGGACGTTTGCGGTCTTATGGATGCTCATGTGAAGATTAAAGTGGAGTGTTTGGCATCGGAAAAGGCATGGACCTTGTTTCAACAGAAAGTTGGAAAAGAAGCTCTTCTAGTTCATCAAGATATCCCTAGACTAGCTGAGATTGTGGCAAAAGAGTGTGGCGGCTTGCCACTTGCATTAATTACGGTTGGTCGGGCCATGGCTTGCAAGAAGACACCTGAAGAATGGGATCATGCAATTCAAGTTCTCAAGAAATCCGCATCAGAGTTCTCTG GTGCAGATTTGATTGAAGCACCCAATGTTGGAAAATGGAAGAGCATGAAAAGAATATCTTTGATGTCTAATCGCATGGAGCATCTAGATGAAACACCGAATTCTCCTAGTTTGTTGACCTTGTTTCTTGGAGGAAATAATTTGAAGAAGATTGATGATGGCTTTTTCGATCACATGCCTAGTTTAAAAGTTTTGGATTTGTCAGACAATAAGGATCTAACGCGGTTGCCATGTGGAGTTTCAAACCTTGTTTCATTGCAGCATCTGAATTTGTCAGAAACTGGTATAAAAGAGTTGTCAGAGGAGATAAAGAACTTATCAAAGCTAAAATATTTGAACTTGGAGTTTACGGGGCAACTTGATTCTGTTCCACCAAATTTTATATCAAGTTTTCCCATGCTGAAAGTTTTGAGAATGTTCAAATGTGGTTCTTCTGACAAAATTCTTTTTGAAGGTGAAATATCCATGATAGGGGAATTGCAGGGTTTGAAACACTTTGAAGTGTTGACTTTGAGCATTCGAAGTACAGCTTGCTTTTGCAAGTTTCTCCAGTACCACAGGTTAGTGACCTGCACTGAAGCTCTTCTTCTCATGGATCAGAAAAACCATTCGAGCTTTCTTGATTTAACATCTCTGCTGGACATGAAAAatcttgatttgcttcaaattTCTGAGTATCCAAATTTGAAAGAAATAGACATTGATTGGGCAGGAGCAACTAATGATCCTCGGAACTCAATCATGACAAACCAAAGTTGCTACATTGCTCTTCAACACGTATCTGTAAGCTCTTGCTTCCAATTGAATGATATGACATGGCTTATTTTTGCTCAGAATCTCATCAGATTATATGTATATGGCTGCTCCGGAATGCGGGAAATAATCAGTTCTCAAAGATTGGGTGCACATGTTGTAAGAGACATGAAACCATTTGCAAAACTTTCAGTTCTTGATTTGTGGGGTCTTCCGCTCTTGAGTAGCATATATAGAAGTGCACTGCCATTTCCATATCTGAGTGAAATCAGAATATCTGGATGTCCAGCACTTAAAGAGTTGCCACTGAATTCCAGCAGTGCCCGAGGATGTAATCTCATCATCCAAGGAGAGGAATGGTGGTGGAATCGCTTACAATGGCCAAATGAAGATGCTCGAAATGCTTTCCTCCCCTGCTTCAGACATCGTAGTAGTAATCAGGTTCTTCCATGA